In Diorhabda sublineata isolate icDioSubl1.1 chromosome 2, icDioSubl1.1, whole genome shotgun sequence, the sequence AACATATTAGCTAGTTCCAAATCCAAGTAACTGTCAATTTCTAATTCATCACGTTTTGGAATTTCCACATATTTGCaactaaaaataacattatgaTAAAACTCTATATGGTGGGCGGTACGATATGGAAAAccggatattttaaattatcaattgaaatataaaaactctACATAACCTACATTTTATGTCACATATGTTATAACAGTATGTTGACaaattacaattataatttCTTATGTGACATCACTCCCTCTTACCATAGTAAATAAGTTAATCATGCGCTAAAGCGAACTTTGTAATATCAACCATAAACGTATCACACAAGTGGCCATCGGGGCCAAATTTTCCAATTGTTCTACATGGTATCTACCCAGTGATTTGGAATAATGGACGAGTTCATTTTAAAAGACGAAAAACTCTTATAATCATGTTTGGCAATTCTTGCCGTTAATAAGATATAGGATGTTGActtttttgtaaacaacaaaCTCTGATTGTGAGTGAAATTAATTTCCaccaaaatttttcttcattttaaatCGCTGAGACAATGAAAATCGACGCAGAAAACAAACTTGAAATTCTCAATATACATGTAAacattttacaatgaaaaatccCGTATTTGAAATTGGGTTCACTAGAGCTTTATGAGATTtatttcaatgcagtttttggcAAAAAGTTAGTCAAtcaattttagattttagtaATGAGAAATTTAAAACTAGTGGAACTGAAACAAATAGTGACATGGTAGCTTCGAGCTGTATTTGCAGAAAAATATCCagtatttaaattttgatttctaattatCAGTAAAAATTGTTCTGTATGGTATATTAATGCGTACTCagagagaaaataatataattcccTACCATGTTCTCTATTCAACTTAGAGATGTTGAAATGAAATGCAGGTATTTAGTAGACTGAATAATTAGAAGctttgatgtttttttaataaacaataaaattgtcATTAGATGAATATTGCGCTAAGACGACTCTGTTTaaagtgaaattaaaaattgaaaaacatcaATAATTCAATCAACAATCAGTAGAGTGGCTAAAATGAGTGTACTAAGTGGTTTCTTACTTAAATCGGGTTCAATACAATTTAATTCTATTTGTAGAAGATATATAAGTGCAAAagcttttatttttcaaaagcaATTCCAAGGTTTTCCCAAGGAAAGTGATTTTAAACTAGTAAATGAAGAACTACCGGCATTGAAAGATGGAGGTAAATGGAATGACGGGAATATCTAGTCAACCGACTACTATGAATGTCGTACAATtgattaacaatttattatacgTATTATACATCAAAATATCCTCATTAACATTTCAAACATATCAAcagaaattttgaggttaggtacaTAGacaactaatatatatatatatatatatatatatatatatatgtataaaattagataaaataaaactagctaatagtttttttgtttcaaacaaaaaaaagtgattAGAAACATACGAAATTTGAGTACAAAGAAATTAGTATAATCGTAATGAATCTTTTAATGGCATCAGAGAcgttttaaaaaacattttgtcgtttttttagATAGTTTAAATCTTATAATAAGCATAGATATCAtctcattattattatgttgaTGTCAAAATTGTTGAGTATttggaatgaaattatttaccCAGAGTACAGAATcgtattatcaatatttcatttagaTTTCAGTAGCGGTACGGATAGGTTCTCTGAAGAACTTATTAATATACATAGTGTACAATAAGGCAGTATACATACTAAGGCAGCAATCTTTGTATtcgtacaaatatttttattaaattggtTTTTGGCAGGCTAGTTCGGTCAAATGCCTCTATGTGAGACGATCATGAGTAGTTGATCAAATGACGGTGTTATGGCCAATTTCGGGGCATATCAAAGTGAACCAAACGTAATAGCCGAcacaattattattacgaaATTATCGTTCGTCATGTTTGCCAGTCTGGAACACACTAACGCACTCGCAAGCATTTGTAACGATTAGTAGCTTTATACTATACAATAACATCCCAATTATTAATTCTTTAATCATACATTACGCATTTGaaactgtaaattattttcaaacgtATTTTTTTAGCAAAGCTCCTATGTCAGTTCTCAATTATTATTGGTTATTTCGGTTGTACAgttcaattttaaacaatttacttttgattagggctttttttatttcataatggGTTGAATGGTGATACTAATGGAACTAAAAAGTAATGTTGAATTCTAGTTTGTTGAGTTGAGAACTGACTTTACACAATCAATGTAGGTGTCACCTTcaaatcataaatatataatgataagaaattgaagaaatttatattataatcttTATCGCGGGATATTGCATATTGCTTACAATTTAACGCATTATTTTTCGATAGATTGTAATCTATCGAAATGAAACTATTGAATCACAATGTTACAGTTGTCAAATTGTCAACTGTCCGAAGGCCGTCCCTCATTGATCGGCCTTAGAGTAGTAGAGTTAGGAAATGAAACAAGtatcattgaaataaaataaatgaaccAAGTCTGAAAAGTAAcagtaatgaattttttttaaaaaaacttttctttgaTAGACATGTTTACTTACACTTATTTGAGAATATTGGAACCGCAAATAGGCACcaaatatttatctttcaacctaacctaacctaacaatttcaTATAACTAATTCTAAAGCTAGAGTTATTTTCGACACGAAATCAATTTACAATCACCAAAACACGGTTTTGTTTACATTCGATAAAACgaattcataaataatatgGTTTCATCCGATAGATTTTAATCTACCAAAAAGTATTGCGTTAAATTGTAAGCAACATGCTACGATTCACAATCTTCAACAGTTCACAATTTCGCGAGATATATTATAACCTAACGTTAGGTATTTAAAATTAACAGGATAATTTTGATGTGAAATTTTGCTTCTATCATGCTAACTTTTGTAGTTACTAACGTATAGATAACTAGACCTACAGTTGAAGTGAAAAACACGTCTAATGGGTATTGAATTATACATTATAGTTAAAATAGTAATTTGTCATGTGTAACTCGATTTGTTATTTGACGTTGTGATTTGTTTTAGAATTTCTGGCAGCTGCTGAATATTTGAGCGTTGATCCATATATGAGAGCATACGCTCCTAGAGTTAAAACGGGAAAGACATTTATGGGCTCACAAATAGCTAAGTACGTATTTTATACGTTTTAGCAAAAGTTTAAGCGAACGATACTCATAATTCTGATAAATACCAATATTGTTATAGAATTTTAGAAAGTAAAAATCCAGATTTTCCAGAAGGAAAGTATATAGTGGGAGAATATGGCTGGAGAACGCATACAGTATCAAATGGAAAACCATTGGCAAATGGTGTACCATCAGCTTGGTTGATACCAGATTTAGGAAATCTTCCCATTTCATTAGCTTTAGGTGTATTAGGAATGCCAGGGTAAGTGGATACAGAGAGATGagtttttaatatgttttttagttatttataatatagaACAGGGATGATTTTGATTGGCATCTGCAGTACTTTGCTGTAGTGCTTTCTTTTGGCAtcatatggaaaaattttttataagttgtttTATGAAAACAAGATTTCGTTTACAAAAACTTGCGAAATATACTGATATTATTACAACTCCAAAGTTGTTACagtatctaataatttttaaaataacgtgTTCTACTCCTGAAATGAAAGAAGACCTaaagttatttgaatttttgtgtgTGAGGATATTTAAAActattcacataaaaaaatagcTAATCTGTGCGTTATGTATATATGCaaattgtacatttttgtttttttttttgaaaaagtagggtattttttcaaaactattcaattttttacagGAATACCGCATATTTTGGTTTATTAGAAATTTGTAAGCCAAAAGCAGGAGAAACAGTTATAATAACTGGAGCTGCAGGAGCCGTAGGAAGTCATGTAGGTCAAATTGCCAAAATTAAGGGATGTAAAACAATTGGCGTTGCAGGATCCGACGAAAAAGGAAAGTGGTTAGTACAAGAACTTGGATTCGATCACTTTATCAATTACAAAACTGATAATGTCAAAGCGAAGTTGAAGGAATACGCcccaaataaaattgattgttattttgataatgtaagtggttgtttgttttcattttacCAGAAATTCAGTAATTATTGTATACCTCCATATCTAGTTATCAATATTTGTCTATATACAAATGGAATAGAATAAATGTGATATATATCAAGTTTTGATAGGACtcaattgtatttatattttttaaatgattttaaaattccTAATTTCCCAATTCCTAACTTTCAGAAACATATTGTGTGCTTGAAATTCTTCCTTTACCTTCACCtcaatttattcttttatttttgatctatgAAAATAATGTCTATTTGTATATatatctttatctttatttatttttattctctttttgtCTCCAGTGAAAATAATTCCCATTTCATCTTTTATACCTTGTTCTaggtttattaataaaattttaaggtttttcttcttttattaaataagaatagaatagaatagaaattcAAGTTTGTCTTATGCCATTGGAATATAAATTGcaactcaaaaaatatgtaatagaATAGATTCTCATCtttgatatgaatttttgtatctCAAGAACTATGTATGTagtatttcaattgaaaacacaaattttatatttacatatttacaaaaatttgaagttttatcttatatttaattatttgttgcTATAAATTCTAGTCGATGAAACGAACATCACTGTATCTATTTTTTAGAAAGCTTTTCATAATTTAGATACTATGCATCTGGATTTTCATTGTACAGAATCGATAGAAGGTCTTCAATACaatgaattatttcttatttatttctcaaataaatttattattgtattgaaTACCTAATTTCCATTTACAGGTGGGTGGTGGAATAAGTTCTCTAATAATGATGTATATGAATTTATTCGGAAGAATATCTGTTTGTGGAGCTATTTCTGGATATAATGAGACAGAGTTACCGAAAGGTTAGTACCACAAACATTTCCTAAACTAGAATGTAGATCACCTAACAGATATTCCCAGAAAGATATCCATTGTATCACTAATGTCGATGGTGTAGCACACAAATGTATTGAgtgcaatttttatttaaaatcatcaACCAGGACTAGTAGCGCTATCAGACATATATGGTAAATAAGTGTCATAAGTCAATTGTGCTAAACATTTATATGTGTTAAATatacttttctatttattaaatagaaaaacacaaaattaatcTTCAAATTTTGAAGTGCCAAATATGTTAATATCTTTTGTATCCAAAGAACGAAAATGCGCGTCCACACCACTATTGGCTATGGGTATGTGTagcgggtgtcccaataagaatggctctcggccatatctcgggaatcgtttatagtacagcttcgggaaaaacaaatttacaacaaaagtgtaaaattgataatttacaaattttgcctaaataagatgcatttaaactatgattatcgtattcttcaagaaattcagcttatatttgattttacaagtttaagtctatctcttcaaataagaggtccAGTCCATTTTGGTTTCTCTGTAGCTCGCACTGTTATTCTCTATACACACATGAGTGTATATGAAGCTAATTTATTATAGCGTcccataaaattatatttaaacataGAGAGATCGATATATAGGAGCTTGTTGCACGTTGCACGAAAAATATCGAGTATTAAAATAGTGTTGTGTCTCATACTTACAATTTGATCACTTTATGATCCTCCTTGTGAATTAACGTATGTATGAAACTATTATTAAATAAGAGAATACTATTTTTTAGCACCCATTGTTCAGTATCCAATGACGTTCAATCAGCTGAAAATGGAAGGATTCATTGTTCACAGATGGTTGGATAGATGGTTGGAAGGAAttgagcaaaataaaaattggattcAGGAGGGAAAGTTGAAATACCCAGAAACGGTGACTAATGGCTTTGAAAATATGTACGAAGCTTTTACAGATATGTTGCGAGGTGGTAATATTGGGAAAGCTATAGTTAAAGtttaattatggaaaatataatgtttgctcaaaaattttattcaaaattaaaagatatgTGAATCGTGTACGAttccaaacaaaatttgattattacttGTGTTTTGCATCAACATACTGTCagtattgatatattttttataataaatatgtttatattgtAACGTGAGACTTTAATTGCTAgaaaagatttttcttttgattattatattctGCGACAGTGAAGATGGCTTTACTACTTAAAATATGACATTTGTGACCTTAGTTCAAagtgaattgaaattttatttctagagaaatagttttagtttctttaaattatCATAGATAAATACCGAAAGAAACCTCGCCGTATATAGTTATCATATATTCTTACTTACTTAAGAGACTGCAGAGTGTTTTTTTGAATCAAGTTTCTAGTTGCAAAATAGAACATCccattttcaatcaaaattccTACCCAATCCTGTCGCCTTGGTCTTTTGTACGGGTTAAAATTGAGAGGAATTACTTGGTTATCTGTTTCTTTCCATATCAATTTGTGAGATCTACAAAGTATttcatataattgaaaaaacatttcataataTTCAGTGACACTTctcaaatttgtattttgtaacaATTTGAATCTGTTCAATAATCTCTCAAGTCccaatttttaataacaatttactgatttttcatattttaatctaatttaCGGTTTAACCACATTCGTGTGATTACATCATGCTTAAAATTGCTATAGTGtggtcaaaaatatatttatggaatGTTATTAAGTTACTTCctaaaactaacaaaataaaatctacaATAGTTGTTAAATTGGCCTTCGGACAATGATAGATACCCACAATGCATTCGCCTCTAGTATTATGTAGCATAGTGGGTTTTATGTTGTGTAATTATTACACAATATGGTGTTGTCGCTGACGGATAGTTGTAGGATTGTAGAAATAAGGTTCAAATAACCccataaaaaatctaattagCTCAGATCAGGTGATATAGTGGGCCGATCCACTGTTCCCCTTCATTCTATTCACCGTTATGGAAAGGCTCTATTTAAAAACTTGAGCACAGCAACAGCGAATTTGTGGATATTCGTATATGAAGAACGGAAAAATGTCTGAATGAAGGTTGTAGGGATTTAGAAGAGAAAGTATAGAATGTGGGTCAACCTTATCAACAAGGAAAAaagcgttcgatctgtgctcggtttgaaaacgatgtagacttcttaagccgaattgttactatggatgagacttgggtacatttctatgatccagaaacaaagcaacaatcgctggaatggcgacactctggatcactaagacctaagaagttttggatccaaaaatctgcttcagttttttttggtattgccatggagtaatcatgtttgattttttggataagggtagaacaataattggagattactattcgacattattgaCTACTCTACAGGTAAAAAAGAGAAaagcggaaagctatccaaaagtgttttatttttgcaggataacgcccctgcacacaaatttcatgttgccatgcaaaaaattcgtgatttagagtttgaattactagaacactccccttattcaccagatttggctcctgTCGACTATCATCTCGTTTCTCAAccgaaaaaaaagtttaaaaggtcgtaaactttcttccaacgaggaagtAATAAAAGTTGAAGAGGTCCTAGAGAcattgcaggttcgctgtaataaatgtatccaattaagaggagaatatgtttaataataaaatattttgacattgaaattttgtttggttctatagtaggctaagcatttttcaatatattcttgtATAATAATTAGACGAAAAGCGCGTGAGAGCTAGTTAGTTGCTTAGAAGACACTATTCTGTGAACCCGAAAGACGTCCGGTTTCCAGATCGCAGATCTAGACGTGTGGATGAACcattattttattctgtttcGCCTATATTTccataattcattattttgttttaagcTTTGCatcattaacattttttttttgtgacataAACTTTTTATCCAACTTACCGACTGTTTAATATATAGTAAATCTAAAAGcaacaacaaagaaaatttataaaggaAGAGTGAGAAAAAACGTATGGGCAAGTTACAATTTGAAAAACTAGGTTAGAAATGAGGTGAAGTGGAAATGTGGAAAGCAAAAATCCTTCATGGACCAAGAAGTATTTGAATATAAGGAAAAAGTTGGATCAGATAAGGAATTAATTTATGTAGGAAGTTCAGATATtactaattaaattaattaattaaataaataaatattcaactacaaacgaaaaaaatagcaaaaaatactttcaaattataaaaatgtccGGTGTGATTGAGAGACTTCGATAACTAACAAAAACTGTTAgatgaaatgttaaaaattatacgGGATGTCTTTTATCATCAAAGTATTTTAGAATGTCCTTTAATGTGTTTAttgcaattattatttattatttttcaagtaaatgtaaattttcgtatttttgcCCCCACTCTATCAATTTGAAGCAATATGTTATACATTCTCGCAATAAAGAGAAAcaagaaaactaaaaagaaaatagtaaGTTTCTAATCTTATTGTTTATTTGGGTAATAATGAGTTTATGCGTTATTTATGGTATTTCGATTCAATTGCCACAGCCCGCTAGAATAACGGTCACTACATGAATGTACCAGTACCTGGTTACTGAAAAAGCACATTCTAATCCGTTTCTCATATAATCAACAGCTAATTGTAAATAAGATCGTTTGATGAATGGAGAAGTACACTGGACCAAACCCAAAATGTCAACTTCTGGATGATGctctaaaaattcttttatcCCAACTAGCGATGTAGCTGTATCCGTCGCAGTATATGCGGATCTCCAGTGAATATTTACGTTTTCTAGAAAAGGAACGTTGTAAAGTAACCTGGTTTACCTACAAGCTTAAAATTACATTtcttaaacaaatttattatttcgcAAATTTACTTTATACAACAATCCTGATGGTAGATTTTAAATGACGAAAGTAGTGATGTAATTGTAAACTTTTTCAACTTGTAATACCTAATTTATAGTTTCTCATGGCACTTCTAGGACCATATcgagtgacctaatcaccctcaAATCATGGTGCGACTCTAAtattctctgtctcaacgtttctaaaactaaagtttccaaagaactgaccTTATCCATCCCCcgattatgcccttattgagctGCATCTTCCATATCCCCTTTCCTTCTGGAGTACATGTGATGTGACTCAATTTGaccgaatcttcaaactacaaaagagagctgttagatattacttggactaaacagcagggctcacggCTGTGACTACTTTAATAGATTAAAAATTGCCTAATTTGAGGCACActtttccaatttcagaaaggtcgttgcacggaTTTTCACTTAGGAACGCAGAGCACGACCTTCACCtccctactccacgttcagaattagttaagagctcaatattttacaatacaaataaatgcacaatcacttgccaattgaaatcaagtcGATATCATTTTTTCCCGCATTGCGCAATAA encodes:
- the LOC130440547 gene encoding prostaglandin reductase 1-like isoform X1, which codes for MSVLSGFLLKSGSIQFNSICRRYISAKAFIFQKQFQGFPKESDFKLVNEELPALKDGEFLAAAEYLSVDPYMRAYAPRVKTGKTFMGSQIAKILESKNPDFPEGKYIVGEYGWRTHTVSNGKPLANGVPSAWLIPDLGNLPISLALGVLGMPGNTAYFGLLEICKPKAGETVIITGAAGAVGSHVGQIAKIKGCKTIGVAGSDEKGKWLVQELGFDHFINYKTDNVKAKLKEYAPNKIDCYFDNVGGGISSLIMMYMNLFGRISVCGAISGYNETELPKAPIVQYPMTFNQLKMEGFIVHRWLDRWLEGIEQNKNWIQEGKLKYPETVTNGFENMYEAFTDMLRGGNIGKAIVKV
- the LOC130440547 gene encoding prostaglandin reductase 1-like isoform X2 produces the protein MEFLAAAEYLSVDPYMRAYAPRVKTGKTFMGSQIAKILESKNPDFPEGKYIVGEYGWRTHTVSNGKPLANGVPSAWLIPDLGNLPISLALGVLGMPGNTAYFGLLEICKPKAGETVIITGAAGAVGSHVGQIAKIKGCKTIGVAGSDEKGKWLVQELGFDHFINYKTDNVKAKLKEYAPNKIDCYFDNVGGGISSLIMMYMNLFGRISVCGAISGYNETELPKAPIVQYPMTFNQLKMEGFIVHRWLDRWLEGIEQNKNWIQEGKLKYPETVTNGFENMYEAFTDMLRGGNIGKAIVKV
- the LOC130440547 gene encoding prostaglandin reductase 1-like isoform X3 is translated as MRAYAPRVKTGKTFMGSQIAKILESKNPDFPEGKYIVGEYGWRTHTVSNGKPLANGVPSAWLIPDLGNLPISLALGVLGMPGNTAYFGLLEICKPKAGETVIITGAAGAVGSHVGQIAKIKGCKTIGVAGSDEKGKWLVQELGFDHFINYKTDNVKAKLKEYAPNKIDCYFDNVGGGISSLIMMYMNLFGRISVCGAISGYNETELPKAPIVQYPMTFNQLKMEGFIVHRWLDRWLEGIEQNKNWIQEGKLKYPETVTNGFENMYEAFTDMLRGGNIGKAIVKV